One window of Cuculus canorus isolate bCucCan1 chromosome 10, bCucCan1.pri, whole genome shotgun sequence genomic DNA carries:
- the MAP7D3 gene encoding MAP7 domain-containing protein 3 isoform X6 produces the protein MAEGGDAPPGGCSSLKGLREQMVAAAQALAEERRSQSGISPLAVQTSINLKTATKPVIDGSTLKTEERQRLARERREERERQHAARETQILEKERKAKLQYEKQLEERQRKLKEQKQKEEQRRAAVEEKRKQKIEEEKERYEAVMHRSMERSQRVETRQKRWSWGGSTTPDSESKTEQQNTDEGGTGASKQSTPTANLKQTDAAMNKRLSSSAALLNASDRSTTKRSSSLNRLNNKVPLHSQQSALKGSQVEQKARRSQLSPLDSSVISRLLAPTQASLARSKSAATLSAGGQDPSESHLCPRSASASSISSPVPTPKVPVRSRSIDRLKSSVSSSDASSPDSTQKLEAEKPSPGSGLRRPPSPSVSAPRRSPSPANLVKHPPSPSAVRQKTRPPSPSVSKQRPPSPTPVSKPAPIQRPPLTPGVINITKKKTEAESKPKEKITEGTGQEQGASLALDRDVVAASTKTKEESGSKTVAGTTTAEEAAKILAEKRRLAREQREREDQERIQRQEEERIREEEMAKRAIEEKAHREEELRKQEEEKRLAYEEQQRQAEEERIRREQEEQEKLAELQHQKEEAEAKAQEEVERQRLERERIMQQNMQERLERKKRIEEIMKRTRKPDQNESKNEGKSVSEVMEGEDIEEEEELGLEKTDQPGKLNGVDLLQEVKGEAEGCLETVHSLISAESEEQDLSELKAGEVFMNGSDLKSDDGSLLVTELKDSSHPAEEMVIDDSVKLGINEADHTIGLIQNLNGKSGSWTFEEFIDVGVYSKSTKLSSESISASNCNQNLNDAATIPSSPKLAFEEDGAVNSLTKPIDASSGNSS, from the exons CTGCCAGAGAGACACAGAtccttgaaaaggaaagaaaagcaaaactccaGTATGAAAAACAGttagaagaaaggcagagaaagctaaaagaacagaagcagaaagaagaacaaCGGAGGGCAGCagtagaagaaaagagaaaacaaaaaatagaggAGGAAAAG GAGCGATATGAAGCAGTTATGCATCGTTCCATGGAACGCAGTCAGCGAGTGGAAACACGGCAGAAGAGATGGTCATGGGGAGGGTCCACAACTCCAGATTCCGAGAGTAAAACAG AACAACAGAACACAGATGAAGGTGGAACTGGTG CCAGCAAGCAGTCCACCCCCACAGCAAACCTCAAACAGACAGATGCTGCCATGAATAAACGGTTGTCGTCATCTGCAGcgcttttaaatgcttctgaCCGAA GTACCACAAAGAGAAGTTCCTCATTAAACAGACTGAATAACAAAGTTCCTCTACATTCTCAGCAGTCAGCACTGAAAGGTTCGCAGGTGGAACAGAAAG CTCGTCGTTCCCAGCTCAGTCCTCTGGACAGTAGCGTAATCAGTCGCCTCCTCGCCCCCACACAGGCCTCCTTAGCTAGGAGTAAAAGTGCTGCTACATTATCGGCTGGTGGACAAGATCCCTCAG AATCTCACCTCTGTCCTCGTTCAGCTTCAGCCAGTTCCATCAGTTCCCCAGTCCCAACTCCTAAAGTGCCCGTGCGCAGTCGTAGCATCGACAGATTGAAGTCCTCTGTATCTTCATCAGATGCCAGTTCACCAGATTCAACCCAG AAACTGGAGGCGGAAAAACCATCCCCAGGTTCTGGGCTAAGACGTCCTCCCTCACCATCTGTGTCTGCCCCTAGAAGATCCCCTTCTCCTGCTAATTTGGTGAAGCATCCTCCATCACCTTCTGCAGTTCG ACAGAAGACTCGCCCACCTTCACCTAGCGTGTCGAAACAAAGGCCACCATCTCCTACTCCAGTCTCTAAACCGGCACCCATCCAACGTCCACCTCTCACACCAGGCGTTATAAACAttaccaaaaagaaaactgaagcagagagCAAACCAAAGGAAAAGATCACAGAAGGAACAGGGCAAGAGCAAGGTGCTTCCCTAGCCTTGGACAGGGATGTTGTAGCAGCTAGCACAAAGACCAAAGAAG AATCAGGTAGCAAAACAGTAGCAGGGACCACCACAGCTGAAGAAGCTGCTAAAATCTTGGCAGAGAAACGACGTTTAGCACGGGAGCAAAGAGAGCGTGAAGACCAAGAAAGAATTCagagacaggaagaagaaag AatcagagaagaagaaatggccAAGAGAGCAATTGAGGAAAAAGCCCATCGGGAGGAGGAGCTTCgcaaacaggaggaagaaaagagactGGCTTATGAAGAGCAACAAAGACAAGCTGAAGAGGAGAGGATCCGCCGAGAAcaggaagagcaggaaaagctTGCAGAGCTTCAGCACCAG aaagaagaagCTGAAGCAAAAGCTCAAGAGGAGGTTGAAAGACAGAggctggaaagagagagaattatGCAGCAAAACATGCAGGAAAGGCTTGAAAGGAAGAAG AGAatagaagaaataatgaaaagaacACGAAAACCGGATCAAAATGAATCCAAG AATGAAGGGAAGTCTGTCTCTGAGGTTATGGAGGGAGAAGATattgaagaagaggaagagttgGGTCTTGAGAAGACTGATCAGCCAG GAAAGCTAAATGGTGTTGACTTACTCCAGGAAGTGAAGGGGGAGGCAGAAGGTTGTTTAGAGACTGTGCATAGCTTGATCTCTGCAGAATCTGAGGAACAAGATTTGTCAGAGTTGAAGGCCGGTGAAGTATTTATGAATGGAAGCGATTTGAAAAGTGATGATGGGTCTCTGCTTGTTACTGAATTAAAGGATTCCAG cCATCCTGCAGAAGAAATGGTTATCGATGACTCGGTGAAGCTGGGTATTAATGAAGCTGATCATACAATTGGACTGATTCAAAATCTTAATGGAAAATCTGGTTCATGGACTTTTGAGGAGTTTATTGACGTTGGAGTATATTCCAAGTCAACCAAGCTGAGCTCGGAAAGCATCTCTGCTAGTAACTGTAATCAAAACTTGAATGATGCTGCTACAATACCTTCTAGTCCCAAATTGGCTTTTGAGGAAGATGGTGCAGTGAATTCATTGACCAAACCTATAGATGCTTCATCAGGTAATTCAAGCTGA
- the MAP7D3 gene encoding MAP7 domain-containing protein 3 isoform X1: protein MAEGGDAPPGGCSSLKGLREQMVAAAQALAEERRSQSGISPLAVQTSINLKTATKPVIDGSTLKTEERQRLARERREERERQHAARETQILEKERKAKLQYEKQLEERQRKLKEQKQKEEQRRAAVEEKRKQKIEEEKERYEAVMHRSMERSQRVETRQKRWSWGGSTTPDSESKTEQQNTDEGGTGASKQSTPTANLKQTDAAMNKRLSSSAALLNASDRSTTKRSSSLNRLNNKVPLHSQQSALKGSQVEQKGGTEKKRSTSLNRMSSKPQPSPELEKVKKEEKTARRSQLSPLDSSVISRLLAPTQASLARSKSAATLSAGGQDPSESHLCPRSASASSISSPVPTPKVPVRSRSIDRLKSSVSSSDASSPDSTQKLEAEKPSPGSGLRRPPSPSVSAPRRSPSPANLVKHPPSPSAVRQKTRPPSPSVSKQRPPSPTPVSKPAPIQRPPLTPGVINITKKKTEAESKPKEKITEGTGQEQGASLALDRDVVAASTKTKEESGSKTVAGTTTAEEAAKILAEKRRLAREQREREDQERIQRQEEERIREEEMAKRAIEEKAHREEELRKQEEEKRLAYEEQQRQAEEERIRREQEEQEKLAELQHQKEEAEAKAQEEVERQRLERERIMQQNMQERLERKKRIEEIMKRTRKPDQNESKNEGKSVSEVMEGEDIEEEEELGLEKTDQPGKLNGVDLLQEVKGEAEGCLETVHSLISAESEEQDLSELKAGEVFMNGSDLKSDDGSLLVTELKDSSHPAEEMVIDDSVKLGINEADHTIGLIQNLNGKSGSWTFEEFIDVGVYSKSTKLSSESISASNCNQNLNDAATIPSSPKLAFEEDGAVNSLTKPIDASSGNSS from the exons CTGCCAGAGAGACACAGAtccttgaaaaggaaagaaaagcaaaactccaGTATGAAAAACAGttagaagaaaggcagagaaagctaaaagaacagaagcagaaagaagaacaaCGGAGGGCAGCagtagaagaaaagagaaaacaaaaaatagaggAGGAAAAG GAGCGATATGAAGCAGTTATGCATCGTTCCATGGAACGCAGTCAGCGAGTGGAAACACGGCAGAAGAGATGGTCATGGGGAGGGTCCACAACTCCAGATTCCGAGAGTAAAACAG AACAACAGAACACAGATGAAGGTGGAACTGGTG CCAGCAAGCAGTCCACCCCCACAGCAAACCTCAAACAGACAGATGCTGCCATGAATAAACGGTTGTCGTCATCTGCAGcgcttttaaatgcttctgaCCGAA GTACCACAAAGAGAAGTTCCTCATTAAACAGACTGAATAACAAAGTTCCTCTACATTCTCAGCAGTCAGCACTGAAAGGTTCGCAGGTGGAACAGAAAG gaggaacagaaaagaagaggagcaCATCTTTGAATAGAATGAGTAGTAAACCCCAGCCTTCTCCAGAActagaaaaagtgaaaaaggaagaaaaaacag CTCGTCGTTCCCAGCTCAGTCCTCTGGACAGTAGCGTAATCAGTCGCCTCCTCGCCCCCACACAGGCCTCCTTAGCTAGGAGTAAAAGTGCTGCTACATTATCGGCTGGTGGACAAGATCCCTCAG AATCTCACCTCTGTCCTCGTTCAGCTTCAGCCAGTTCCATCAGTTCCCCAGTCCCAACTCCTAAAGTGCCCGTGCGCAGTCGTAGCATCGACAGATTGAAGTCCTCTGTATCTTCATCAGATGCCAGTTCACCAGATTCAACCCAG AAACTGGAGGCGGAAAAACCATCCCCAGGTTCTGGGCTAAGACGTCCTCCCTCACCATCTGTGTCTGCCCCTAGAAGATCCCCTTCTCCTGCTAATTTGGTGAAGCATCCTCCATCACCTTCTGCAGTTCG ACAGAAGACTCGCCCACCTTCACCTAGCGTGTCGAAACAAAGGCCACCATCTCCTACTCCAGTCTCTAAACCGGCACCCATCCAACGTCCACCTCTCACACCAGGCGTTATAAACAttaccaaaaagaaaactgaagcagagagCAAACCAAAGGAAAAGATCACAGAAGGAACAGGGCAAGAGCAAGGTGCTTCCCTAGCCTTGGACAGGGATGTTGTAGCAGCTAGCACAAAGACCAAAGAAG AATCAGGTAGCAAAACAGTAGCAGGGACCACCACAGCTGAAGAAGCTGCTAAAATCTTGGCAGAGAAACGACGTTTAGCACGGGAGCAAAGAGAGCGTGAAGACCAAGAAAGAATTCagagacaggaagaagaaag AatcagagaagaagaaatggccAAGAGAGCAATTGAGGAAAAAGCCCATCGGGAGGAGGAGCTTCgcaaacaggaggaagaaaagagactGGCTTATGAAGAGCAACAAAGACAAGCTGAAGAGGAGAGGATCCGCCGAGAAcaggaagagcaggaaaagctTGCAGAGCTTCAGCACCAG aaagaagaagCTGAAGCAAAAGCTCAAGAGGAGGTTGAAAGACAGAggctggaaagagagagaattatGCAGCAAAACATGCAGGAAAGGCTTGAAAGGAAGAAG AGAatagaagaaataatgaaaagaacACGAAAACCGGATCAAAATGAATCCAAG AATGAAGGGAAGTCTGTCTCTGAGGTTATGGAGGGAGAAGATattgaagaagaggaagagttgGGTCTTGAGAAGACTGATCAGCCAG GAAAGCTAAATGGTGTTGACTTACTCCAGGAAGTGAAGGGGGAGGCAGAAGGTTGTTTAGAGACTGTGCATAGCTTGATCTCTGCAGAATCTGAGGAACAAGATTTGTCAGAGTTGAAGGCCGGTGAAGTATTTATGAATGGAAGCGATTTGAAAAGTGATGATGGGTCTCTGCTTGTTACTGAATTAAAGGATTCCAG cCATCCTGCAGAAGAAATGGTTATCGATGACTCGGTGAAGCTGGGTATTAATGAAGCTGATCATACAATTGGACTGATTCAAAATCTTAATGGAAAATCTGGTTCATGGACTTTTGAGGAGTTTATTGACGTTGGAGTATATTCCAAGTCAACCAAGCTGAGCTCGGAAAGCATCTCTGCTAGTAACTGTAATCAAAACTTGAATGATGCTGCTACAATACCTTCTAGTCCCAAATTGGCTTTTGAGGAAGATGGTGCAGTGAATTCATTGACCAAACCTATAGATGCTTCATCAGGTAATTCAAGCTGA
- the MAP7D3 gene encoding MAP7 domain-containing protein 3 isoform X2: MAEGGDAPPGGCSSLKGLREQMVAAAQALAEERRSQSGISPLAVQTSINLKTATKPVIDGSTLKTEERQRLARERREERERQHAARETQILEKERKAKLQYEKQLEERQRKLKEQKQKEEQRRAAVEEKRKQKIEEEKERYEAVMHRSMERSQRVETRQKRWSWGGSTTPDSESKTEQQNTDEGGTGASKQSTPTANLKQTDAAMNKRLSSSAALLNASDRSTTKRSSSLNRLNNKVPLHSQQSALKGSQVEQKGGTEKKRSTSLNRMSSKPQPSPELEKVKKEEKTARRSQLSPLDSSVISRLLAPTQASLARSKSAATLSAGGQDPSESHLCPRSASASSISSPVPTPKVPVRSRSIDRLKSSVSSSDASSPDSTQKLEAEKPSPGSGLRRPPSPSVSAPRRSPSPANLVKHPPSPSAVRQKTRPPSPSVSKQRPPSPTPVSKPAPIQRPPLTPGVINITKKKTEAESKPKEKITEGTGQEQGASLALDRDVVAASTKTKEESGSKTVAGTTTAEEAAKILAEKRRLAREQREREDQERIQRQEEERIREEEMAKRAIEEKAHREEELRKQEEEKRLAYEEQQRQAEEERIRREQEEQEKLAELQHQKEEAEAKAQEEVERQRLERERIMQQNMQERLERKKRIEEIMKRTRKPDQNESKNEGKSVSEVMEGEDIEEEEELGLEKTDQPGKLNGVDLLQEVKGEAEGCLETVHSLISAESEEQDLSELKAGEVFMNGSDLKSDDGSLLVTELKDSSHPAEEMVIDDSVKLGINEADHTIGLIQNLNGKSGSWTFEEFIDVGVYSKSTKLSSESISASNCNQNLNDAATIPSSPKLAFEEDGAVNSLTKPIDASSEL, from the exons CTGCCAGAGAGACACAGAtccttgaaaaggaaagaaaagcaaaactccaGTATGAAAAACAGttagaagaaaggcagagaaagctaaaagaacagaagcagaaagaagaacaaCGGAGGGCAGCagtagaagaaaagagaaaacaaaaaatagaggAGGAAAAG GAGCGATATGAAGCAGTTATGCATCGTTCCATGGAACGCAGTCAGCGAGTGGAAACACGGCAGAAGAGATGGTCATGGGGAGGGTCCACAACTCCAGATTCCGAGAGTAAAACAG AACAACAGAACACAGATGAAGGTGGAACTGGTG CCAGCAAGCAGTCCACCCCCACAGCAAACCTCAAACAGACAGATGCTGCCATGAATAAACGGTTGTCGTCATCTGCAGcgcttttaaatgcttctgaCCGAA GTACCACAAAGAGAAGTTCCTCATTAAACAGACTGAATAACAAAGTTCCTCTACATTCTCAGCAGTCAGCACTGAAAGGTTCGCAGGTGGAACAGAAAG gaggaacagaaaagaagaggagcaCATCTTTGAATAGAATGAGTAGTAAACCCCAGCCTTCTCCAGAActagaaaaagtgaaaaaggaagaaaaaacag CTCGTCGTTCCCAGCTCAGTCCTCTGGACAGTAGCGTAATCAGTCGCCTCCTCGCCCCCACACAGGCCTCCTTAGCTAGGAGTAAAAGTGCTGCTACATTATCGGCTGGTGGACAAGATCCCTCAG AATCTCACCTCTGTCCTCGTTCAGCTTCAGCCAGTTCCATCAGTTCCCCAGTCCCAACTCCTAAAGTGCCCGTGCGCAGTCGTAGCATCGACAGATTGAAGTCCTCTGTATCTTCATCAGATGCCAGTTCACCAGATTCAACCCAG AAACTGGAGGCGGAAAAACCATCCCCAGGTTCTGGGCTAAGACGTCCTCCCTCACCATCTGTGTCTGCCCCTAGAAGATCCCCTTCTCCTGCTAATTTGGTGAAGCATCCTCCATCACCTTCTGCAGTTCG ACAGAAGACTCGCCCACCTTCACCTAGCGTGTCGAAACAAAGGCCACCATCTCCTACTCCAGTCTCTAAACCGGCACCCATCCAACGTCCACCTCTCACACCAGGCGTTATAAACAttaccaaaaagaaaactgaagcagagagCAAACCAAAGGAAAAGATCACAGAAGGAACAGGGCAAGAGCAAGGTGCTTCCCTAGCCTTGGACAGGGATGTTGTAGCAGCTAGCACAAAGACCAAAGAAG AATCAGGTAGCAAAACAGTAGCAGGGACCACCACAGCTGAAGAAGCTGCTAAAATCTTGGCAGAGAAACGACGTTTAGCACGGGAGCAAAGAGAGCGTGAAGACCAAGAAAGAATTCagagacaggaagaagaaag AatcagagaagaagaaatggccAAGAGAGCAATTGAGGAAAAAGCCCATCGGGAGGAGGAGCTTCgcaaacaggaggaagaaaagagactGGCTTATGAAGAGCAACAAAGACAAGCTGAAGAGGAGAGGATCCGCCGAGAAcaggaagagcaggaaaagctTGCAGAGCTTCAGCACCAG aaagaagaagCTGAAGCAAAAGCTCAAGAGGAGGTTGAAAGACAGAggctggaaagagagagaattatGCAGCAAAACATGCAGGAAAGGCTTGAAAGGAAGAAG AGAatagaagaaataatgaaaagaacACGAAAACCGGATCAAAATGAATCCAAG AATGAAGGGAAGTCTGTCTCTGAGGTTATGGAGGGAGAAGATattgaagaagaggaagagttgGGTCTTGAGAAGACTGATCAGCCAG GAAAGCTAAATGGTGTTGACTTACTCCAGGAAGTGAAGGGGGAGGCAGAAGGTTGTTTAGAGACTGTGCATAGCTTGATCTCTGCAGAATCTGAGGAACAAGATTTGTCAGAGTTGAAGGCCGGTGAAGTATTTATGAATGGAAGCGATTTGAAAAGTGATGATGGGTCTCTGCTTGTTACTGAATTAAAGGATTCCAG cCATCCTGCAGAAGAAATGGTTATCGATGACTCGGTGAAGCTGGGTATTAATGAAGCTGATCATACAATTGGACTGATTCAAAATCTTAATGGAAAATCTGGTTCATGGACTTTTGAGGAGTTTATTGACGTTGGAGTATATTCCAAGTCAACCAAGCTGAGCTCGGAAAGCATCTCTGCTAGTAACTGTAATCAAAACTTGAATGATGCTGCTACAATACCTTCTAGTCCCAAATTGGCTTTTGAGGAAGATGGTGCAGTGAATTCATTGACCAAACCTATAGATGCTTCATCAG AACTGTGA
- the MAP7D3 gene encoding MAP7 domain-containing protein 3 isoform X4, which yields MAEGGDAPPGGCSSLKGLREQMVAAAQALAEERRSQSGISPLAVQTSINLKTATKPVIDGSTLKTEERQRLARERREERERQHAARETQILEKERKAKLQYEKQLEERQRKLKEQKQKEEQRRAAVEEKRKQKIEEEKERYEAVMHRSMERSQRVETRQKRWSWGGSTTPDSESKTEQQNTDEGGTGASKQSTPTANLKQTDAAMNKRLSSSAALLNASDRSTTKRSSSLNRLNNKVPLHSQQSALKGSQVEQKGGTEKKRSTSLNRMSSKPQPSPELEKVKKEEKTARRSQLSPLDSSVISRLLAPTQASLARSKSAATLSAGGQDPSASASSISSPVPTPKVPVRSRSIDRLKSSVSSSDASSPDSTQKLEAEKPSPGSGLRRPPSPSVSAPRRSPSPANLVKHPPSPSAVRQKTRPPSPSVSKQRPPSPTPVSKPAPIQRPPLTPGVINITKKKTEAESKPKEKITEGTGQEQGASLALDRDVVAASTKTKEESGSKTVAGTTTAEEAAKILAEKRRLAREQREREDQERIQRQEEERIREEEMAKRAIEEKAHREEELRKQEEEKRLAYEEQQRQAEEERIRREQEEQEKLAELQHQKEEAEAKAQEEVERQRLERERIMQQNMQERLERKKRIEEIMKRTRKPDQNESKNEGKSVSEVMEGEDIEEEEELGLEKTDQPGKLNGVDLLQEVKGEAEGCLETVHSLISAESEEQDLSELKAGEVFMNGSDLKSDDGSLLVTELKDSSHPAEEMVIDDSVKLGINEADHTIGLIQNLNGKSGSWTFEEFIDVGVYSKSTKLSSESISASNCNQNLNDAATIPSSPKLAFEEDGAVNSLTKPIDASSGNSS from the exons CTGCCAGAGAGACACAGAtccttgaaaaggaaagaaaagcaaaactccaGTATGAAAAACAGttagaagaaaggcagagaaagctaaaagaacagaagcagaaagaagaacaaCGGAGGGCAGCagtagaagaaaagagaaaacaaaaaatagaggAGGAAAAG GAGCGATATGAAGCAGTTATGCATCGTTCCATGGAACGCAGTCAGCGAGTGGAAACACGGCAGAAGAGATGGTCATGGGGAGGGTCCACAACTCCAGATTCCGAGAGTAAAACAG AACAACAGAACACAGATGAAGGTGGAACTGGTG CCAGCAAGCAGTCCACCCCCACAGCAAACCTCAAACAGACAGATGCTGCCATGAATAAACGGTTGTCGTCATCTGCAGcgcttttaaatgcttctgaCCGAA GTACCACAAAGAGAAGTTCCTCATTAAACAGACTGAATAACAAAGTTCCTCTACATTCTCAGCAGTCAGCACTGAAAGGTTCGCAGGTGGAACAGAAAG gaggaacagaaaagaagaggagcaCATCTTTGAATAGAATGAGTAGTAAACCCCAGCCTTCTCCAGAActagaaaaagtgaaaaaggaagaaaaaacag CTCGTCGTTCCCAGCTCAGTCCTCTGGACAGTAGCGTAATCAGTCGCCTCCTCGCCCCCACACAGGCCTCCTTAGCTAGGAGTAAAAGTGCTGCTACATTATCGGCTGGTGGACAAGATCCCTCAG CTTCAGCCAGTTCCATCAGTTCCCCAGTCCCAACTCCTAAAGTGCCCGTGCGCAGTCGTAGCATCGACAGATTGAAGTCCTCTGTATCTTCATCAGATGCCAGTTCACCAGATTCAACCCAG AAACTGGAGGCGGAAAAACCATCCCCAGGTTCTGGGCTAAGACGTCCTCCCTCACCATCTGTGTCTGCCCCTAGAAGATCCCCTTCTCCTGCTAATTTGGTGAAGCATCCTCCATCACCTTCTGCAGTTCG ACAGAAGACTCGCCCACCTTCACCTAGCGTGTCGAAACAAAGGCCACCATCTCCTACTCCAGTCTCTAAACCGGCACCCATCCAACGTCCACCTCTCACACCAGGCGTTATAAACAttaccaaaaagaaaactgaagcagagagCAAACCAAAGGAAAAGATCACAGAAGGAACAGGGCAAGAGCAAGGTGCTTCCCTAGCCTTGGACAGGGATGTTGTAGCAGCTAGCACAAAGACCAAAGAAG AATCAGGTAGCAAAACAGTAGCAGGGACCACCACAGCTGAAGAAGCTGCTAAAATCTTGGCAGAGAAACGACGTTTAGCACGGGAGCAAAGAGAGCGTGAAGACCAAGAAAGAATTCagagacaggaagaagaaag AatcagagaagaagaaatggccAAGAGAGCAATTGAGGAAAAAGCCCATCGGGAGGAGGAGCTTCgcaaacaggaggaagaaaagagactGGCTTATGAAGAGCAACAAAGACAAGCTGAAGAGGAGAGGATCCGCCGAGAAcaggaagagcaggaaaagctTGCAGAGCTTCAGCACCAG aaagaagaagCTGAAGCAAAAGCTCAAGAGGAGGTTGAAAGACAGAggctggaaagagagagaattatGCAGCAAAACATGCAGGAAAGGCTTGAAAGGAAGAAG AGAatagaagaaataatgaaaagaacACGAAAACCGGATCAAAATGAATCCAAG AATGAAGGGAAGTCTGTCTCTGAGGTTATGGAGGGAGAAGATattgaagaagaggaagagttgGGTCTTGAGAAGACTGATCAGCCAG GAAAGCTAAATGGTGTTGACTTACTCCAGGAAGTGAAGGGGGAGGCAGAAGGTTGTTTAGAGACTGTGCATAGCTTGATCTCTGCAGAATCTGAGGAACAAGATTTGTCAGAGTTGAAGGCCGGTGAAGTATTTATGAATGGAAGCGATTTGAAAAGTGATGATGGGTCTCTGCTTGTTACTGAATTAAAGGATTCCAG cCATCCTGCAGAAGAAATGGTTATCGATGACTCGGTGAAGCTGGGTATTAATGAAGCTGATCATACAATTGGACTGATTCAAAATCTTAATGGAAAATCTGGTTCATGGACTTTTGAGGAGTTTATTGACGTTGGAGTATATTCCAAGTCAACCAAGCTGAGCTCGGAAAGCATCTCTGCTAGTAACTGTAATCAAAACTTGAATGATGCTGCTACAATACCTTCTAGTCCCAAATTGGCTTTTGAGGAAGATGGTGCAGTGAATTCATTGACCAAACCTATAGATGCTTCATCAGGTAATTCAAGCTGA